A stretch of the Notamacropus eugenii isolate mMacEug1 chromosome 2, mMacEug1.pri_v2, whole genome shotgun sequence genome encodes the following:
- the LOC140526770 gene encoding protein LEG1 homolog isoform X4, with the protein MDPWNYTDRLIMYKLILNYSAKYFTQFGINNTGNVFWALSIFNGKLYETGRYNDPSNYLVNGRPQKKNFISIKGGWGGITYHVTIPFFLAALKLNFFGPLPYPIELLQQEERRSDFCYSFDECNASYPQMIASALRIFKYLQSREKKSNNSENPTYNTDMEKITHYMWWGHQKGVDAGKPLFYDNSQFYSTDEKHFAEGFLTTVEFLEAANYPPDMKNSSIVLSAFPHRQLTIGDWFIPGLDFNISEKVLLITTKTISGLNSISGGAFFNIWKKIMMSETARKDAQVLVKIIFLFPRFISPDN; encoded by the exons ATGGATCCTTGGAACTATACAGACAGATTAATCATGTATAAATTGATACTAAACTATTCAGCAAAATATTTCACTCAGTTTGGAATAAATAATACTGGAAATGTATTCTGGGCTCTCTCCATATTTAATGGAAAACTCTATGAAACAG GAAGGTATAATGATCCTTCAAATTATTTAGTTAATGGCCGTccacaaaaaaagaacttcaTCTCAATCAAAGGTGGATGGGGTG GTATTACCTATCATGTgaccattccatttttccttgcTGCCTTGAAATTGAACTTCTTTGGGCCTTTGCCATATCCAATTGAGTTATTACAACAAGAAGAACGCAGATCTGATTTCTGTTATTCCTTTGATGAATGTAATGCATCCTACCCTCAGATGATAGCAAGCGCCCTAAGGATTTTTAAG TATTTACAGTCCCGGGAGAAGAAATCAAATAACTCAGAAAACCCTACCTACAACACAGatatggagaaaataactcattaTATGTGGTGGGGACATCAGAAAGGGGTAGATGCTGGAAAGCCACTATTCTATGACAA tagccaattttattctacagatgaaaaaCATTTTGCTGAAGGCTTTCTAACCACTGTTGAGTTCCTGGAGGCAGCAAATTACCCCCCTGACATGAAGAATTCATCAATAGTCCTTTCCGCATTCCCTCACAGACAACTCACCATTGGAGACTGGTTCATTCCTGGCTTGGACTTTAATATATCTGAAAAAGTGCTCTTGATCACAACAAAAACAATTTCTGGACTAAACAGTATTTCAG GAGGTGCCTTTTTCAATATTTGGAAGAAGATCATGATGTCTGAGACTGCAAGGAAAGATGCTCAAGTTCTTGTTAagattatatttcttttcccaagatTTATCTCTCCAGATAATTAA
- the LOC140526770 gene encoding protein LEG1 homolog isoform X2, with the protein MVSQSVWSSLTTLLAVFLCFFPTRSAIAENYAYPYLWDQVPRSVEDLPVKDNKIIMDPWNYTDRLIMYKLILNYSAKYFTQFGINNTGNVFWALSIFNGKLYETGRYNDPSNYLVNGRPQKKNFISIKGGWGGITYHVTIPFFLAALKLNFFGPLPYPIELLQQEERRSDFCYSFDECNASYPQMIASALRIFKYLQSREKKSNNSENPTYNTDMEKITHYMWWGHQKGVDAGKPLFYDNQFYSTDEKHFAEGFLTTVEFLEAANYPPDMKNSSIVLSAFPHRQLTIGDWFIPGLDFNISEKVLLITTKTISGLNSISGGAFFNIWKKIMMSETARKDAQVLVKIIFLFPRFISPDN; encoded by the exons atggtcaGTCAAAGTGTCTGGTCTTCTCTGACCACTTTACTTGCAgtatttctgtgtttctttccTACCAGGTCAGCCATAGCAGAGAATTATGCCTACCCTTACCTTTGGGACCAAGTGCCTAGAAGTGTAGAAGATCTCCCAGTCAAGGACAACAAAATCATAATGGATCCTTGGAACTATACAGACAGATTAATCATGTATAAATTGATACTAAACTATTCAGCAAAATATTTCACTCAGTTTGGAATAAATAATACTGGAAATGTATTCTGGGCTCTCTCCATATTTAATGGAAAACTCTATGAAACAG GAAGGTATAATGATCCTTCAAATTATTTAGTTAATGGCCGTccacaaaaaaagaacttcaTCTCAATCAAAGGTGGATGGGGTG GTATTACCTATCATGTgaccattccatttttccttgcTGCCTTGAAATTGAACTTCTTTGGGCCTTTGCCATATCCAATTGAGTTATTACAACAAGAAGAACGCAGATCTGATTTCTGTTATTCCTTTGATGAATGTAATGCATCCTACCCTCAGATGATAGCAAGCGCCCTAAGGATTTTTAAG TATTTACAGTCCCGGGAGAAGAAATCAAATAACTCAGAAAACCCTACCTACAACACAGatatggagaaaataactcattaTATGTGGTGGGGACATCAGAAAGGGGTAGATGCTGGAAAGCCACTATTCTATGACAA ccaattttattctacagatgaaaaaCATTTTGCTGAAGGCTTTCTAACCACTGTTGAGTTCCTGGAGGCAGCAAATTACCCCCCTGACATGAAGAATTCATCAATAGTCCTTTCCGCATTCCCTCACAGACAACTCACCATTGGAGACTGGTTCATTCCTGGCTTGGACTTTAATATATCTGAAAAAGTGCTCTTGATCACAACAAAAACAATTTCTGGACTAAACAGTATTTCAG GAGGTGCCTTTTTCAATATTTGGAAGAAGATCATGATGTCTGAGACTGCAAGGAAAGATGCTCAAGTTCTTGTTAagattatatttcttttcccaagatTTATCTCTCCAGATAATTAA
- the LOC140526770 gene encoding protein LEG1 homolog isoform X3, whose protein sequence is MVSQSVWSSLTTLLAVFLCFFPTRSAIAENYAYPYLWDQVPRSVEDLPVKDNKIIMDPWNYTDRLIMYKLILNYSAKYFTQFGINNTGNVFWALSIFNGKLYETGRYNDPSNYLVNGRPQKKNFISIKGGWGGITYHVTIPFFLAALKLNFFGPLPYPIELLQQEERRSDFCYSFDECNASYPQMIASALRIFKYLQSREKKSNNSENPTYNTDMEKITHYMWWGHQKGVDAGKPLFYDKQLTIGDWFIPGLDFNISEKVLLITTKTISGLNSISGGAFFNIWKKIMMSETARKDAQVLVKIIFLFPRFISPDN, encoded by the exons atggtcaGTCAAAGTGTCTGGTCTTCTCTGACCACTTTACTTGCAgtatttctgtgtttctttccTACCAGGTCAGCCATAGCAGAGAATTATGCCTACCCTTACCTTTGGGACCAAGTGCCTAGAAGTGTAGAAGATCTCCCAGTCAAGGACAACAAAATCATAATGGATCCTTGGAACTATACAGACAGATTAATCATGTATAAATTGATACTAAACTATTCAGCAAAATATTTCACTCAGTTTGGAATAAATAATACTGGAAATGTATTCTGGGCTCTCTCCATATTTAATGGAAAACTCTATGAAACAG GAAGGTATAATGATCCTTCAAATTATTTAGTTAATGGCCGTccacaaaaaaagaacttcaTCTCAATCAAAGGTGGATGGGGTG GTATTACCTATCATGTgaccattccatttttccttgcTGCCTTGAAATTGAACTTCTTTGGGCCTTTGCCATATCCAATTGAGTTATTACAACAAGAAGAACGCAGATCTGATTTCTGTTATTCCTTTGATGAATGTAATGCATCCTACCCTCAGATGATAGCAAGCGCCCTAAGGATTTTTAAG TATTTACAGTCCCGGGAGAAGAAATCAAATAACTCAGAAAACCCTACCTACAACACAGatatggagaaaataactcattaTATGTGGTGGGGACATCAGAAAGGGGTAGATGCTGGAAAGCCACTATTCTATGACAA ACAACTCACCATTGGAGACTGGTTCATTCCTGGCTTGGACTTTAATATATCTGAAAAAGTGCTCTTGATCACAACAAAAACAATTTCTGGACTAAACAGTATTTCAG GAGGTGCCTTTTTCAATATTTGGAAGAAGATCATGATGTCTGAGACTGCAAGGAAAGATGCTCAAGTTCTTGTTAagattatatttcttttcccaagatTTATCTCTCCAGATAATTAA
- the LOC140526770 gene encoding protein LEG1 homolog isoform X1, with the protein MVSQSVWSSLTTLLAVFLCFFPTRSAIAENYAYPYLWDQVPRSVEDLPVKDNKIIMDPWNYTDRLIMYKLILNYSAKYFTQFGINNTGNVFWALSIFNGKLYETGRYNDPSNYLVNGRPQKKNFISIKGGWGGITYHVTIPFFLAALKLNFFGPLPYPIELLQQEERRSDFCYSFDECNASYPQMIASALRIFKYLQSREKKSNNSENPTYNTDMEKITHYMWWGHQKGVDAGKPLFYDNSQFYSTDEKHFAEGFLTTVEFLEAANYPPDMKNSSIVLSAFPHRQLTIGDWFIPGLDFNISEKVLLITTKTISGLNSISGGAFFNIWKKIMMSETARKDAQVLVKIIFLFPRFISPDN; encoded by the exons atggtcaGTCAAAGTGTCTGGTCTTCTCTGACCACTTTACTTGCAgtatttctgtgtttctttccTACCAGGTCAGCCATAGCAGAGAATTATGCCTACCCTTACCTTTGGGACCAAGTGCCTAGAAGTGTAGAAGATCTCCCAGTCAAGGACAACAAAATCATAATGGATCCTTGGAACTATACAGACAGATTAATCATGTATAAATTGATACTAAACTATTCAGCAAAATATTTCACTCAGTTTGGAATAAATAATACTGGAAATGTATTCTGGGCTCTCTCCATATTTAATGGAAAACTCTATGAAACAG GAAGGTATAATGATCCTTCAAATTATTTAGTTAATGGCCGTccacaaaaaaagaacttcaTCTCAATCAAAGGTGGATGGGGTG GTATTACCTATCATGTgaccattccatttttccttgcTGCCTTGAAATTGAACTTCTTTGGGCCTTTGCCATATCCAATTGAGTTATTACAACAAGAAGAACGCAGATCTGATTTCTGTTATTCCTTTGATGAATGTAATGCATCCTACCCTCAGATGATAGCAAGCGCCCTAAGGATTTTTAAG TATTTACAGTCCCGGGAGAAGAAATCAAATAACTCAGAAAACCCTACCTACAACACAGatatggagaaaataactcattaTATGTGGTGGGGACATCAGAAAGGGGTAGATGCTGGAAAGCCACTATTCTATGACAA tagccaattttattctacagatgaaaaaCATTTTGCTGAAGGCTTTCTAACCACTGTTGAGTTCCTGGAGGCAGCAAATTACCCCCCTGACATGAAGAATTCATCAATAGTCCTTTCCGCATTCCCTCACAGACAACTCACCATTGGAGACTGGTTCATTCCTGGCTTGGACTTTAATATATCTGAAAAAGTGCTCTTGATCACAACAAAAACAATTTCTGGACTAAACAGTATTTCAG GAGGTGCCTTTTTCAATATTTGGAAGAAGATCATGATGTCTGAGACTGCAAGGAAAGATGCTCAAGTTCTTGTTAagattatatttcttttcccaagatTTATCTCTCCAGATAATTAA